The following coding sequences lie in one Pseudomonas svalbardensis genomic window:
- the trmD gene encoding tRNA (guanosine(37)-N1)-methyltransferase TrmD, protein MGCGLLSVANLRVEVISLFPEMFSAISEYGITSRAVKQGLLQLTCWNPRDYTTDRHHTVDDRPFGGGPGMVMKIKPLEDALVQAKAAAGEAAKVIYLSPQGRQLTQSAVRELANLDALILIAGRYEGIDERFIEAHVDEEWSIGDYVLSGGELPAMVLIDAVTRLLPGALGHADSAEEDSFTDGLLDCPHYTRPEVYADQRVPDVLLSGNHAHIRRWRLQQSLGRTFERRADLLESRSLSGEEKKLLEEYIRERDDS, encoded by the coding sequence ATGGGATGCGGACTTCTAAGCGTGGCTAACTTGCGCGTAGAAGTGATCAGTTTGTTTCCCGAGATGTTCTCCGCCATCAGCGAGTACGGCATCACCAGTCGTGCGGTGAAACAGGGGCTCTTGCAGCTCACCTGTTGGAATCCGCGAGACTACACGACGGATCGACATCACACTGTGGACGATCGCCCATTTGGCGGTGGCCCGGGCATGGTGATGAAGATCAAGCCCCTGGAAGATGCGTTGGTTCAGGCCAAGGCAGCAGCCGGGGAGGCGGCGAAGGTAATTTACCTGTCCCCCCAAGGCCGTCAACTGACTCAGTCGGCGGTACGCGAGTTGGCGAATCTGGATGCATTGATCCTGATTGCCGGCCGCTATGAAGGCATTGACGAGCGTTTTATAGAGGCTCATGTCGATGAAGAGTGGTCGATTGGCGACTATGTACTGTCTGGCGGCGAGCTGCCGGCGATGGTCCTGATCGATGCGGTTACACGACTGCTGCCTGGAGCTTTAGGGCATGCGGACTCCGCCGAGGAAGATTCCTTTACGGATGGTTTGCTGGATTGCCCGCACTACACCCGACCGGAGGTGTATGCGGATCAGCGTGTTCCCGACGTGTTGCTAAGTGGCAATCACGCGCATATCCGGCGTTGGCGTTTACAGCAGTCCCTTGGTAGGACCTTTGAACGACGCGCCGATCTTCTGGAAAGCCGCTCGCTTTCTGGAGAAGAGAAGAAGCTGCTCGAGGAATACATCCGCGAGCGGGACGATAGTTAA
- the rpsP gene encoding 30S ribosomal protein S16, which yields MLTIRLALGGSKKRPFYHLTVTDSRNPRDGSHKEQVGFFNPVARGQEVRLSVNQERVAYWLSVGAQPSERVAQLLKDAAKAAA from the coding sequence ATGCTAACAATCCGTCTTGCCCTTGGCGGCTCCAAAAAGCGCCCGTTTTACCACTTGACCGTAACCGACAGCCGCAACCCGCGCGACGGTTCGCACAAGGAACAGGTTGGTTTCTTCAACCCTGTTGCTCGTGGTCAAGAAGTCCGTCTGTCCGTGAACCAAGAGCGCGTAGCCTACTGGCTGAGCGTTGGTGCACAACCTTCTGAGCGTGTTGCTCAGTTGTTGAAGGACGCGGCTAAGGCTGCGGCCTGA
- the rplS gene encoding 50S ribosomal protein L19, with amino-acid sequence MTNKIILALEAEQMTKEIPTFAPGDTIVVQVKVKEGDRSRLQAFEGVVIAKRNRGVNSAFTVRKISNGVGVERTFQTYSPQIDSMAVKRRGDVRKAKLYYLRDLSGKAARIKEKLA; translated from the coding sequence ATGACTAACAAAATCATCCTTGCACTCGAAGCAGAGCAGATGACCAAAGAGATCCCTACCTTTGCCCCGGGCGACACTATTGTCGTTCAGGTGAAAGTGAAGGAAGGCGACCGTTCGCGTCTGCAAGCGTTCGAAGGTGTTGTTATCGCCAAGCGTAACCGCGGCGTAAACAGTGCTTTCACCGTTCGTAAAATCTCCAACGGTGTTGGCGTAGAGCGTACTTTCCAGACCTACAGCCCGCAAATCGACAGCATGGCCGTTAAACGTCGCGGTGACGTACGTAAAGCCAAGCTGTACTACCTGCGTGACCTGTCCGGTAAAGCAGCTCGCATCAAGGAAAAACTGGCTTAA
- the rimM gene encoding ribosome maturation factor RimM (Essential for efficient processing of 16S rRNA), with translation MNATPAVADDLIVIGKIYSVHGVRGEVKVYSFTDPTENLLQYKTWTLKREGNVKQVELVSGRGSDKFLVAKLKGLDDREEARLLAGYEICVPRNLFPELTDGEYYWYQLEGLKVIDQLGQLLGKIDHLLETGANDVMVVKPCAGSLDDRERLLPYTEQCVLAVDLAAGEMKVEWDADF, from the coding sequence ATGAACGCGACGCCAGCTGTTGCTGATGATTTGATCGTTATCGGCAAAATTTATTCGGTTCATGGCGTTCGCGGCGAAGTGAAGGTGTATTCCTTTACTGATCCGACTGAAAACCTGTTGCAGTACAAAACCTGGACGCTCAAGCGCGAAGGTAATGTGAAACAGGTCGAGCTGGTCAGCGGACGTGGGAGCGACAAGTTCCTGGTCGCAAAGCTCAAGGGTCTTGATGATCGTGAAGAAGCGCGTCTTCTGGCCGGTTATGAGATCTGCGTGCCGCGCAACCTGTTCCCTGAATTGACCGACGGCGAGTACTACTGGTACCAGCTGGAAGGTCTGAAGGTCATTGATCAACTCGGGCAATTGCTCGGGAAAATCGATCATCTTCTGGAAACCGGCGCCAATGATGTAATGGTGGTCAAGCCTTGCGCTGGCAGCCTGGATGATCGCGAACGCCTGTTGCCCTATACGGAGCAATGCGTGTTGGCCGTCGACCTTGCCGCAGGCGAGATGAAGGTGGAATGGGATGCGGACTTCTAA